Below is a window of Geomonas oryzisoli DNA.
GCGAGATCAGCAGGAGTGCGGCCAAGGTGGTCGAGGAGGTCGCCGCGCTGGCAGCCGCCGGCGTTACCGAGGTGACCCTGCTCGGCCAGAACGTGAACTCCTACGGCTTCAAGGAGCCCGGCGCCCCCGACTTCGCAGACCTGCTGCGCATGGTGGCCCAGGTGGAGGGGATAGAGAGGCTCAGGTTCACCACGTCGCACCCCAAGGATATCTCGCCGAGGCTGATCGCCTGCTTTGCCGAGATCCCCAAACTGGCGCCGCACATCCACCTCCCGGCCCAGTCCGGGAGTGATGCCGTCCTCAAGAAGATGAACCGCGGCTACACCCGGGCGCAGTACCTGGAGAAGGTGCGCGCACTCAGGGAAGCCTGCCCCGAGATCCAGTTCACCGGCGACATGATCGTCGGCTTCCCGGGTGAGGACGAGGCCTGCTTCGAGCAGACCATGGAGCTGATCGAGGAGGTGCAGTACGCCGACCTCTTCTCGTTCATCTATTCGGCCCGCCCCGGCACCAAGGCGGCCGAGTTCCCGGACGAGGTGAAGCGGGGCGAGAAGCAGGCGCGCCTGGAGCGTCTGCAGGCGGCGCAGAAGAAGATCACGCTCGCCCGCAACGAGAGTTTCGTGGGGAGCGTGCAGCAGGTGCTGGTGGAGGGACCCAGCAGTTCCGGTGATTCACTCTTCGGCAGGACCGGCGGCAACCGCGGCACCGTCATGGATGGGGATCCCGCCCTGGCCGGGCGCCTGGTCGAGGTGAGGATCACGGAAGGTCTGCAGACCCTGCTCAAGGGAAAAATCCTGCATGTCTGACAACGGGAGGGATGGGGCACACATGTACGTTGAGATGAAGGTATTCGGCTTCGCCCTGGACGCCATCGCCCAGATGCCGGTCGTCATACTGAAGGACGCCGAGGAGAAGCACGCCGTCCCGGTATGGATCAACGCCTCCGAGTCCGTCTCCTTTGCCGCCCAGTTCGTCGGGCGCGAGATGAGCGCGCGCAACAGCCGCAAGGACGTGTTCACCGCCCTCATCGAGCGGCTGGACATGACGGTCGCCGGGATCTACGTCGAAAGTCTGCACGACGGCGTCTTTACCGCCTCGGTACGCCTGAAGCCGGCGCAGGGGGAAGAGCTCAGGCTCGAGGTTCACGTCGCAGAGGCCATGCTCATGTCCCTTAAGTATCATTTGCCGGTGCAGGTGAACGATGAGGTGCTGACCCGGGCTTCCAGCCTCGATATGAACGAGGAAGGCTTCGCCCAGGAAAACAACGCCCGCCGCTTCGTCGATTTCCTCGACCACATGGACCCCGCCGCCATGGGCAAGTACCCGATGTAACTCCCCCCCGCATTCCACCACCTGTAGGGGCGAATGATCATTCGCCCGTCCACTCGCCCCCCCGCAGAGGGTCTCTCCGGGCGGCGGGTGCGGGTGGTGCCACGGACAACCCGCTGGCGCCAGGTGGCGTTGAAAAAAATCACCATTGAGGGTAGTGTGAGAACAGGCCCTGCGCCTTCTTAATCTTTATCTTTATCTCAATATCAATCTGTTCTTATGAGGTTCCGACATGCGCGAAGCATCCTTTGACTTTCTGCAGCAGCTCCTGGCCGCGCCCAGCCCCTCGGGGTACGAACAGCCGGCCCAGCGGGTATTCCGCTCCTATATAGAACCGTTCTGCCAGGTGGCCACCGACGTCATGGGCAACGTCTTCGGGATGATCCAGGGTGAAGGGAAGAACCGCCCCCGCGTCATGGTGGTCGGGCACTCCGACGAGATCGGCCTCCAGGTGCGCTACCTGGACGACAACGGCTTCATCTACTTCTCCGCCATCGGCGGCGTCGACCCGCACATCACCCCGGGCATGCGGGTGCACGTGCACACCTCCCGCGGCAGGCTAAACGGCGTCATCGGCAAGCGCCCCATCCACTTGATCGAGCCCAAGGAGCGCGACACGGTCATCAAGCTGGACGCCCAGTACATCGACATCGGCGCCGCCAACAAGAAAGAGGCCCAGGAGTGGGTGCGCGTGGGCGATCCCATCACCTTCGCCAGCAACCTCGAGCGCCTCTTCGGCGACCGGGTCAGCTCGCGCGGCCTGGACGACAAGGCTGGGAGCTTCGTGGTGGCCGAGGTGCTGCGGCGGGTTTCCGAACTTCCGGCTCCGCTCCCGGTGGATCTCTACGGCGTCTCCTCGGTCCAGGAGGAAGTGGGCCTCAGGGGGGGCACCACCAGCTCCTACTCGGTGAACCCCGACGTCGGCATCTGCGTTGAAGTCGACTTCGCCACCGACCAGCCGGACGTGGACAAGAAACACAACGGCGAGGTGGGGCTGGGCAAAGGGCCGATCCTGCCGCGCGGTGCCAACATCAACCCGGTGCTCTTCGATCTCCTCTCCGACACGGCGACCGACAACAACATCGCGGTGCAGTACACCGGCATCGCCCGCGCCACCGGTACCGACGCCAACGTGATGCAGATCTCCCGCGGCGGCGTCGCCACGGCCCTCGTCAAGCTGCCGCTGCGCTACATGCACACCCCGGTCGAGACCATGTCGCTCTCCGACCTGGACCACGCAGTCGACTTGATCGTCGCCTCCCTGAGCCGCATCGAGAGCAAGGACGCCTTCATCCCGATGTAGCCCCGTTACTAGGTACCTCTCCTCCTGCCGGTTGCTCCTTCCCCCGGAGGGGGGAGGCCGGGAGGGGGGGGCTTCGCCCCCGGGAGAGGGGCAGGGGTGAGGGCAGTCCCCCTCGCCCTCCGGGAGAGGGGCAGAGGTGAGGGCAGTCCCCCTCGCCCTCCGGGAGAGGGGCAGAGGTGAGGGTGCTTTCTCCTTGCTGCACAGCGAATAACCGCGCCCCATGAGCCCCGGTTGTGTAGACGCTAAGGCTGGGAAACCGCTACGGTTTTATCTCTGTCATTAGCCTAATTTTAGTTGACTTGCCTTCCTCCTTGTAATAAGTTTTCCGGTTAAAACCTGCCTCGAAACAACAAAAGGAGTTTCCCTAATGTTAGAAAGCAGCCTTCCCGAAGGTCTCACGTTTGACGACGTCCTGCTTCTCCCTGCCCACTCACTCATCCTCCCCCGCGATACCGATCTGAGCACCCGACTGACCAACAACATACAGCTGAACATCCCGCTGGTGAGTGCCGCCATGGACACGGTCACCGAGTCGAGGGCCGCTATCTGCATGGCGCGTGAAGGGGGCATCGGCTTCATCCACAAGAACCTCACCATCGCCGAGCAGGCCATGGAAGTGGACAAGGTGAAGAAGAGCGAGTCCGGGATGATCGTCGACCCGATCACCATGCGCCCCAACCAGCGCATCCGGGAAGCGCTGGAGATGATGGCCAAGTACCGCATCTCCGGGGTACCGATCACCAAGGCAAACGGGAAGCTGGTCGGCATCCTGACCAACAGGGATCTCCGTTTCGAGACCGATCTCGACCTCCCCATCTCCGCCCGCATGACCAAGAGGAACCTGGTCACCGTGCCGGTGGGTACCACCTTGGAGCAGGCCAAGGAACACTTGAAGCACACCAGGGTCGAGAAGCTCCTGGTGGTGGACGAGGAGAAGAACCTCAAGGGCCTCATCACCATCAAGGACATCGAGAAGATCAAGAAGTACCCCAACGCCTGCAAGGACTCCCTCGGTCGCCTGAGGGTCGGCGCGGCCGTCGGCCCGACCCCGGACGTCGACGCCCGCATCGAGGCGCTCATGAAGGCCGGCGTTGACGTCGTGGTCATCGACACCGCCCACGGCCACTCCCAGGGCGTCCTCGAAGCCATCGCCCGCATCAAGAAGACCTACCCGACCCTTGAGCTCGTGGCCGGCAACATCGCGACTGCCGCTGCCGCCGAGGCCCTGATCAAGGCCGGCGTCGACGCCATCAAGGTCGGCATCGGACCGGGCTCCATCTGCACCACCCGCGTCGTCGCCGGCATCGGCGTCCCGCAGATCACCGCCATCGCCGAGTGCTCCAAGGTTGCCAAGAAGCACAACATCCCGCTCATCGCCGACGGCGGCATCAAGTACTCCGGCGACCTGACCAAGGCCGTCGCGGCCGGCGCCGACGTCATCATGATCGGCTCCCTCTTCGCCGGCACCGAGGAATCCCCGGGCGACACCATCCTGTACCAGGGGCGTGCCTACAAGAGCTACCGTGGCATGGGCTCCATCGGCGCCATGAAAGAGGGGAGCAAGGACCGCTACTTCCAGAGCGACGTCGACGCCGATGTGAAGCTGGTCCCGGAAGGGATCGAAGGCATGGTACCGCTCAGGGGACCGCTCTCCGCCAACGTGCACCAGCTGATGGGGGGACTCCGGGCCGGCATGGGCTACACCGGCAGCCGCACCATCGTCGACCTGCAGCAAAACGGCCGCTTCGTCCGTATCACCGGCGCGGGCCTGAAAGAATCCCACGTGCACGACGTCATGATCACCAAAGAAGCCCCGAACTACCGGGTGGAGAAATAATCGCAAACCTTCAACGCAAAGCCGCGGAGGCGCGCAGACGCCGAGGAAGACTCCTTCCCGGTTTCTCGCTCCTCTCCGCGGCTTTGCGACTTTGCGCCTTTGCGTTACAGCCTTTGACTTTCAATAGATAAGGAACCAAGACAATGACCGTAGATATCCACTCAGAAAAGGTGCTGATCCTCGACTTCGGCTCCCAGGTGACCCAGCTCATCGCGCGCCGGGTGAGGGAGCAGAGCGTGTACTGCGAAATCCACCCCTACAACATGGCGCTCGAGAAGATCAAGGCCTTCGCCCCCAAGGGGATCATCCTCTCCGGCGGCCCCTCCAGCGTCTACGACAAGGACGCCCCGCACTCCGACCTCGGCATCTACGACCTCGGCATCCCGGTCCTGGGCATCTGCTACGGCATGCAGCTCATGACCCAGCAGCTGGGCGGGCGCGTCGAGCGCTGCGACAAGCGCGAATTCGGCCGCGCCACCCTGGTCCTCGACGGCGAGAGCGAGATCTTCTCCGGCTTCGAAGGGGGCGCCGAAGTCTGGATGTCCCACGGCGACCGCATCGAGCAGATGCCGGCCGGCTTCAAGCTGATGGCCCACACCACCGGCTGCCCGGTGGCCGCCATGAAGGACGAGAAGAAGAACTTCTACGGCGTCCAGTTCCACCCCGAAGTGGTGCACACCCCGCGCGGCGACGAGATGCTGGGCAACTTCCTGTTCAACGTCTGCGGCTCCAAGCCGACCTGGACCATGGCCAACTTCATCGAGACTGAGATCGAGGAGATCCGCAGGAAGGTCGGCACCGGCAAGGTGCTGTGCGCCCTCTCCGGCGGGGTCGACTCCTCGGTCGTCGCCGTCCTCATCCACAAGGCGATCGGCGACCAGCTCCAGTGCGTCTTCGTGAACAACGGCCTCTTGCGTAAGGGCGAGGCCGAGAAGGTGGTGAACCTCTTCACCAAGCACTTCAAGATCAACCTCGACTACGTCGACGCCACCGACCGCTTCCTCAACATGCTGGACGGCGTCTCCGACCCCGAGCAGAAGCGCAAGATCATCGGCAACGAGTTCATCTACCTCTTCGAGGAGGAGGCCAAGAAGCTCGGCCAGGTCGACTACCTGGCGCAGGGCACCCTCTACCCCGACGTGATCGAATCCGTTTCCACCAAGGGCCCCTCCGCCGTCATCAAGAGCCACCACAACGTGGGCGGCCTCCCCGAGAAGATGAACCTGAAGCTCCTCGAGCCGGTGCGCGAGCTCTTCAAGGACGAGGTGAGGCTCCTGGGCAAGGAGCTGGGCATGCCCGACGAGGTGGTCTACCGCCAGCCCTTCCCGGGCCCGGGGCTTGCCATCCGCTGCATCGGTGAACTCTCCGTGGAGAAGCTCGACATCCTGCGTGAGGCCGACGCCATCGTCATCGAGGAAATCCGCAAGGCTGGGTTATATCGCGACATCTGGCAGTCCTTTGCCGTGCTGCTGCCGGTGAAAACCGTCGGCGTCATGGGGGATGCCCGCACCTACGAGTGGACCGTGGCCCTGCGCGCGGTCAACTCCCTGGACGGCATGACCGCCGACTGGGTCAAGCTTCCCTACGAGCTTTTGGGGAGCATATCCTCGCGAATCATCAACGAAGTGAAGGGTGTCAACCGCGTGGTGTACGACATCAGCCAGAAGCCCCCGGCGACCATCGAGTGGGAATAATTCCCGTCCGTCCTTTTTAGAAGGTTCGTTTATTGCACAAAAACACCGCGGTGACCGGCGCAAGCCGGTCCCGCGGTTCTTTCGTATCAGGGGCCGAGGGGACTGGCTCCGCAGGTGCCTGTCCCCTTTGCCTCTGTCCCTTCAACGCTGGAGTGACCAATGGATCCCATCCGCCTGCTCATCTTCGACCTGGACGGCACGCTGATCGATTCCCTGCCCGACCTGACCGACGCCACGAACCTGATCCGCGAGCGGCACGGTCTGCCGCGCATCGAAATAAGCGATGTGCGCAAACTGGTGGGGCAGGGGGCGCGCTCCCTGGTGGAGCGGGCGCTACCCGGCGTGGGCGGGCCCGACATCGAGCGGGCGCTGGAAGAGTTCCTGGCCTACAACCTGGCCCACATAGCCGACAAGACCCGTCCCTATCCCGGCGTTCCCGAGACCCTGCTGGAGCTTTCCGGGCTGGGGATCCCGATGGTGGTCCTGTCCAACAAGAACGTGGCCCTGTGCCGGGAAGTGCTGGCGAAACTGGGGCTGGAACCGCGGTTCACCGACATCTTCGGGGCCGATTCCTTCCCCTGTCGCAAACCCTCTCCCGAGCCGGTCCTTGCCGTGCTGAAGGAATTCGGCGTAGCCGCCGGCGAATGCATCATGGTCGGCGACAGTGTCAACGACATTGCCGCCGGAGGCGGAGCGGGAGTGTGGACCGTCGGTTGCAGCTACGGTTACGGTGATGCCGTCGAGCTCGCAGATGCCCATTACCGCATCCCCGACTTTCCCTCTCTGCTAGATCTTCCGTTTGCGCAAGGAAAAAACGAGTCGTGATGAAAAAAGGCTAAAGTTATTGCAAAGGGTGTCGAAACGGAAGTAAACCTACACCTACCTGACCAACTGGGGGCGAGAACAGATGAAAGTAGAAGACCTCAATTCCAACCCGGCCGTTTCCCATCTTGCCGTCGTGCGTAACGACAAGCCCGATACCGGCGAAGTGCAAGCGGAAGCGGCCAAGCAGCAGGCAGCCGCCGACAAAGTCGAACTGTCCAGCTACATGCCCGTAGTTCCCACCTCCAAGCAGAGGCGGGAAGATATCCGGGTGGACCGGGTCGAGGAATTACGTACGCAGATCAAGAGTGGCACCTACCAGGTATCCAGTCAGGACCTGGCCGAGAAGATGCTCAGCAAGCTCGTAGTGAAGTAGAGTCCGGCCCGAGTCTTCGTCTTCAGGTGCCGTGGTGAAAAGGGGCGGCCGTCTCCCGCCCCGTACCAACCCGTCCACTGTCCCATCCACTGTCGAACCCAATAAAACCATTGACAAGATCCGTCCGATGGGGTAAAAGTTTTCTTCCACCAAGCGGGAATAACTCAGTGGTAGAGTGTCAGCTTCCCAAGCTGAAGGTCGCGGGTTCGAATCCCGTTTCCCGCTCCAAAGAATTCAAGGGCTTAGCCATTTAAGGCTAAGCCCTTTTTCGTTGCTTCTTGCCATTTGCAACCGTTTTGCAACCGTTTTGCTGACAAATATCCAAACTCTGGCTGAGCTTCACAGAGCACCGCGCCTTTCTTTTGCAGTGACCCTTGACAATAATCCATATACACTTTACAACATTATTTCATATGGATTGTAGTGCAACAAATCATATGAGTTGTCTAGCCGCAATTCATATGGATAGGGCGGTGCAGAACATAGAGAAAACGAGGCCAGGGGAAATCCCCTTTAACCTTGAAACGAGATGGCGACGCGCGATGCTGTAAAACGGGGGACACTTTAAGATGTTCCGTGGCTGCGTGTTGCCGCTTACCGGCGATAAACGTTATTGCGAAGAATCCGCCCCCCGGGGACGCGGTAGAGGAAGGAGCTTCAAGTGAAAGTGAGTCCGGGGCAGAGGCTTTTTTCGGATGCCCTGCAGGCGCTCAAGGCGTTGCAGGATGCAGGACGGACGGTGTTGAAGTCGGAGGAACTCAGCCGGCAGCAGCGGGAAGTTCTGGTCAAGAACG
It encodes the following:
- a CDS encoding HAD family hydrolase gives rise to the protein MDPIRLLIFDLDGTLIDSLPDLTDATNLIRERHGLPRIEISDVRKLVGQGARSLVERALPGVGGPDIERALEEFLAYNLAHIADKTRPYPGVPETLLELSGLGIPMVVLSNKNVALCREVLAKLGLEPRFTDIFGADSFPCRKPSPEPVLAVLKEFGVAAGECIMVGDSVNDIAAGGGAGVWTVGCSYGYGDAVELADAHYRIPDFPSLLDLPFAQGKNES
- the flgM gene encoding flagellar biosynthesis anti-sigma factor FlgM, producing the protein MKVEDLNSNPAVSHLAVVRNDKPDTGEVQAEAAKQQAAADKVELSSYMPVVPTSKQRREDIRVDRVEELRTQIKSGTYQVSSQDLAEKMLSKLVVK
- the guaA gene encoding glutamine-hydrolyzing GMP synthase; protein product: MTVDIHSEKVLILDFGSQVTQLIARRVREQSVYCEIHPYNMALEKIKAFAPKGIILSGGPSSVYDKDAPHSDLGIYDLGIPVLGICYGMQLMTQQLGGRVERCDKREFGRATLVLDGESEIFSGFEGGAEVWMSHGDRIEQMPAGFKLMAHTTGCPVAAMKDEKKNFYGVQFHPEVVHTPRGDEMLGNFLFNVCGSKPTWTMANFIETEIEEIRRKVGTGKVLCALSGGVDSSVVAVLIHKAIGDQLQCVFVNNGLLRKGEAEKVVNLFTKHFKINLDYVDATDRFLNMLDGVSDPEQKRKIIGNEFIYLFEEEAKKLGQVDYLAQGTLYPDVIESVSTKGPSAVIKSHHNVGGLPEKMNLKLLEPVRELFKDEVRLLGKELGMPDEVVYRQPFPGPGLAIRCIGELSVEKLDILREADAIVIEEIRKAGLYRDIWQSFAVLLPVKTVGVMGDARTYEWTVALRAVNSLDGMTADWVKLPYELLGSISSRIINEVKGVNRVVYDISQKPPATIEWE
- a CDS encoding M42 family metallopeptidase; protein product: MREASFDFLQQLLAAPSPSGYEQPAQRVFRSYIEPFCQVATDVMGNVFGMIQGEGKNRPRVMVVGHSDEIGLQVRYLDDNGFIYFSAIGGVDPHITPGMRVHVHTSRGRLNGVIGKRPIHLIEPKERDTVIKLDAQYIDIGAANKKEAQEWVRVGDPITFASNLERLFGDRVSSRGLDDKAGSFVVAEVLRRVSELPAPLPVDLYGVSSVQEEVGLRGGTTSSYSVNPDVGICVEVDFATDQPDVDKKHNGEVGLGKGPILPRGANINPVLFDLLSDTATDNNIAVQYTGIARATGTDANVMQISRGGVATALVKLPLRYMHTPVETMSLSDLDHAVDLIVASLSRIESKDAFIPM
- the miaB gene encoding tRNA (N6-isopentenyl adenosine(37)-C2)-methylthiotransferase MiaB, which gives rise to MNMAKKLYLETFGCQMNVSDSEKIVALMKGIGYQQTADPVEADLVLLNTCSIRATAEQRVYGHLGKFKSMKKKKPALIIGVGGCVAQQEGERLLQKAPFVNLVFGTHNLHLLQKMVSGAEQGKQSVATDFLDDEKRFDLFPHAESEGGVSRFVTVMQGCDNFCAYCIVPHVRGREISRSAAKVVEEVAALAAAGVTEVTLLGQNVNSYGFKEPGAPDFADLLRMVAQVEGIERLRFTTSHPKDISPRLIACFAEIPKLAPHIHLPAQSGSDAVLKKMNRGYTRAQYLEKVRALREACPEIQFTGDMIVGFPGEDEACFEQTMELIEEVQYADLFSFIYSARPGTKAAEFPDEVKRGEKQARLERLQAAQKKITLARNESFVGSVQQVLVEGPSSSGDSLFGRTGGNRGTVMDGDPALAGRLVEVRITEGLQTLLKGKILHV
- a CDS encoding bifunctional nuclease family protein; amino-acid sequence: MYVEMKVFGFALDAIAQMPVVILKDAEEKHAVPVWINASESVSFAAQFVGREMSARNSRKDVFTALIERLDMTVAGIYVESLHDGVFTASVRLKPAQGEELRLEVHVAEAMLMSLKYHLPVQVNDEVLTRASSLDMNEEGFAQENNARRFVDFLDHMDPAAMGKYPM
- the guaB gene encoding IMP dehydrogenase; protein product: MLESSLPEGLTFDDVLLLPAHSLILPRDTDLSTRLTNNIQLNIPLVSAAMDTVTESRAAICMAREGGIGFIHKNLTIAEQAMEVDKVKKSESGMIVDPITMRPNQRIREALEMMAKYRISGVPITKANGKLVGILTNRDLRFETDLDLPISARMTKRNLVTVPVGTTLEQAKEHLKHTRVEKLLVVDEEKNLKGLITIKDIEKIKKYPNACKDSLGRLRVGAAVGPTPDVDARIEALMKAGVDVVVIDTAHGHSQGVLEAIARIKKTYPTLELVAGNIATAAAAEALIKAGVDAIKVGIGPGSICTTRVVAGIGVPQITAIAECSKVAKKHNIPLIADGGIKYSGDLTKAVAAGADVIMIGSLFAGTEESPGDTILYQGRAYKSYRGMGSIGAMKEGSKDRYFQSDVDADVKLVPEGIEGMVPLRGPLSANVHQLMGGLRAGMGYTGSRTIVDLQQNGRFVRITGAGLKESHVHDVMITKEAPNYRVEK